In a single window of the Streptomyces cinnabarinus genome:
- the pknB gene encoding Stk1 family PASTA domain-containing Ser/Thr kinase — MEEPRRLGGRYELGQVLGRGGMAEVYLAHDTRLGRTVAVKTLRADLARDPSFQARFRREAQSAASLNHPAIVAVYDTGEDYIDNVSIPYIVMEYVDGSTLRELLHSGRKLLPERAMEMTIGILQALEYSHRNGIVHRDIKPANVMLTRNGQVKVMDFGIARAMGDSGMTMTQTSAVIGTAQYLSPEQAKGEQVDARSDLYSTGCLLYELLTVRPPFVGDSPVAVAYQHVREEAQPPSVFDPEITPEMDAIVLKALVKDPNYRYQSADEMRVDIEACLDGQPVAATAAMGSVGYGGYPDDQPTTALRSTDAGATSMLPPMNPDDGSFGYDDRPDRRRQKKSNTSTILLVVAAVLVLVGAILIGKWIFGGDGVGNTSTKAPALIGLTVPEAEKLAKNAELELEQTQKPCEDQTKGKICSQTPTPGTTVDKNSTIEIVVSTGAPKVAVPSVLGDDFEDAKATLEGDKYAFVVKKKEEVSSEPEGTVTAQDPELGEEVEKGSTITLTVAKAEEKTTVPDVLGQTCDAAKAQMTASDLVGECTEVETQDPNQVGKVITTTPSAGQSADPGSKVNIQVGKQAANEQVQVPQIVGQKLKDAKKMLEQAGLTPGNIQGSQNDEATVFSSNPTPGTTVNKGQTVDMIAVEDGGGDNGGNGNGGIFGGVNGVSFRTED; from the coding sequence ATGGAAGAGCCGCGTCGCCTCGGCGGCCGGTACGAGCTGGGCCAGGTGCTCGGCCGTGGTGGCATGGCGGAGGTCTACCTCGCGCATGACACGCGCCTCGGCCGCACCGTGGCGGTGAAGACGCTGCGCGCGGATCTCGCGCGCGACCCGTCCTTCCAGGCCCGCTTCCGCCGGGAGGCCCAGTCGGCCGCCTCGCTCAACCACCCCGCGATCGTGGCGGTCTACGACACGGGCGAGGACTACATCGACAACGTGTCGATCCCGTACATCGTCATGGAGTACGTCGACGGTTCCACCCTGCGTGAGCTTCTGCACAGCGGCCGCAAGCTGCTGCCGGAGCGCGCGATGGAGATGACCATCGGCATCCTCCAGGCGCTGGAGTACTCGCACCGCAACGGCATCGTCCACCGTGACATCAAGCCGGCCAACGTCATGCTGACGCGCAACGGCCAGGTCAAGGTCATGGACTTCGGCATCGCCCGCGCCATGGGCGACTCCGGGATGACGATGACGCAGACCTCCGCGGTCATCGGCACCGCCCAGTACCTCTCCCCGGAGCAGGCCAAGGGCGAGCAGGTGGACGCACGGTCCGACCTGTACTCGACCGGCTGTCTGCTCTACGAGCTGCTGACGGTACGGCCGCCCTTCGTGGGCGACTCCCCGGTGGCGGTGGCGTACCAGCACGTCCGTGAAGAGGCCCAGCCCCCGTCGGTCTTCGACCCCGAGATCACGCCCGAGATGGACGCCATCGTCCTGAAGGCACTGGTCAAGGACCCGAACTACCGCTACCAGTCCGCGGACGAGATGCGGGTCGACATCGAGGCCTGCCTCGACGGCCAGCCCGTCGCGGCCACGGCGGCGATGGGCTCGGTCGGCTACGGCGGCTACCCCGACGACCAGCCGACGACCGCGCTGCGCTCCACGGACGCCGGCGCGACGTCGATGCTCCCGCCGATGAACCCGGACGACGGGAGCTTCGGCTACGACGACCGCCCGGACCGCCGCCGCCAGAAGAAGTCGAACACCTCGACGATCCTGCTCGTGGTAGCGGCCGTCCTGGTACTCGTCGGCGCGATTCTGATCGGCAAGTGGATCTTCGGCGGGGACGGCGTGGGGAACACCTCCACGAAGGCGCCCGCGCTGATCGGCCTGACCGTGCCGGAGGCCGAGAAACTGGCCAAGAACGCCGAGCTCGAACTGGAGCAGACCCAAAAGCCCTGCGAGGACCAGACCAAGGGCAAGATCTGCTCGCAGACGCCGACTCCGGGCACCACGGTCGACAAGAACTCCACGATCGAGATCGTGGTGTCGACCGGGGCGCCGAAGGTGGCGGTGCCGAGTGTGCTCGGGGACGACTTCGAGGACGCCAAGGCGACGCTGGAGGGCGACAAGTACGCCTTCGTCGTCAAGAAGAAGGAGGAGGTGTCGTCGGAGCCCGAGGGCACCGTCACGGCACAGGACCCCGAACTCGGCGAAGAGGTCGAGAAGGGCTCCACCATCACCCTCACCGTCGCCAAGGCCGAGGAGAAGACGACGGTCCCCGACGTCCTTGGCCAGACCTGCGACGCGGCGAAGGCCCAGATGACGGCCAGCGACCTGGTGGGCGAGTGCACCGAGGTCGAGACCCAGGACCCGAACCAGGTCGGCAAGGTCATCACGACGACCCCGTCTGCGGGCCAGTCCGCCGACCCCGGTTCCAAGGTCAACATCCAGGTCGGCAAGCAGGCGGCGAACGAGCAGGTCCAGGTCCCCCAGATCGTGGGCCAGAAGCTCAAGGACGCCAAGAAGATGCTGGAGCAGGCGGGCCTGACCCCCGGCAACATCCAGGGCTCCCAGAACGACGAGGCCACCGTCTTCAGCTCCAACCCGACCCCGGGCACCACGGTCAACAAGGGTCAGACCGTGGACATGATCGCCGTGGAGGACGGCGGCGGAGACAACGGCGGCAACGGCAACGGCGGAATCTTCGGCGGCGTGAACGGCGTGAGCTTCCGCACGGAGGACTGA
- a CDS encoding FHA domain-containing protein FhaB/FipA — protein sequence MSELTLTVMRLGFLAVLWLFVIVAVQVIRSDLFGTRVTQRGARREANRPQQAARQSAPPQQRQQAAGGGRQRRNAPTKLVVSEGILTGTTVALQGQTITLGRAHDSTIVLDDDYASSRHARIYPDRDGQWIVEDLGSTNGTYLDRTRLTTPTPIPLGAPIRIGKTVIELRK from the coding sequence ATGTCAGAGCTGACCCTCACGGTCATGCGGCTGGGTTTCCTGGCCGTCCTGTGGCTGTTCGTGATCGTGGCCGTGCAGGTCATCCGCAGCGACCTGTTCGGTACGCGCGTCACCCAGCGCGGAGCGCGCCGGGAAGCGAACCGGCCGCAGCAGGCGGCCCGGCAGAGCGCGCCCCCACAGCAGCGCCAGCAAGCGGCAGGGGGCGGCCGCCAGCGCCGTAACGCCCCCACCAAGCTCGTGGTCTCCGAGGGAATCCTCACCGGCACCACGGTCGCGCTCCAGGGCCAGACCATCACACTGGGCCGGGCGCACGACAGCACGATCGTGCTGGACGACGACTACGCCTCCAGCCGGCATGCCAGGATCTACCCGGACCGCGACGGCCAGTGGATCGTCGAGGACCTGGGTTCCACCAACGGCACGTACCTCGACCGAACGCGGCTGACGACCCCCACACCGATTCCGCTGGGCGCGCCGATCCGTATCGGCAAGACCGTCATCGAGCTGCGGAAGTAG
- a CDS encoding HAMP domain-containing sensor histidine kinase → MTRAPWTRASLRGRVLVLAVALLTTGFTAFALVTGNSLRAYLEDRVDSQLRAAAQVFAVLPPQVARTGAERRPTEGLRDFSTDVLGNPVITYVSADGTVESSIDSLGGTNRTEDARGPALAPLDSAAVTAHGGRPFTVGSTWGEERWRVVAVPRVGLRGTEVSGSVVVATSMDQVDATVGRMWRTYRSTGLALLAVLAVACWFAVRSGLRPLSRVERTAAEIAGGDLSRRVPELAAPHTELGRLSTALNGMLGQLESAFAARAESEARMSRFVADAGHELRTPLAGIKGLTDLHRMGALPDREDVDATMARIARESERLTRLVESMLQLARLDHHALTTTPPGHPGPTGLDLAPTDLRTLAADALHDVRALDPARAVTLTGPCGDGPPASAPALADEARLRQVVSNLVGNAVAHTPPGSPVRIGVGTVGGHAVLEVADEGPGLTAEQCGRIFERFYRADASRNRATGGAGLGLSIVDSLVTAHGGRVQVDSAPGRGATFRVLLPKAPHPAESAVSPDRHPCREIPHGLRPGGVMTQLCDDSQGPDQ, encoded by the coding sequence GTGACGCGCGCCCCGTGGACGCGGGCGTCGCTGCGCGGCCGGGTGCTGGTGCTCGCCGTCGCCCTGCTGACGACCGGGTTCACCGCGTTCGCCCTGGTCACCGGCAACTCCCTGCGCGCCTATCTGGAGGACCGGGTCGACTCCCAGCTCCGGGCCGCGGCCCAGGTGTTCGCGGTGCTGCCGCCGCAGGTGGCGCGGACCGGCGCCGAGCGCAGACCAACGGAGGGCCTGCGCGACTTCAGCACCGACGTCCTCGGCAACCCCGTCATCACCTACGTCTCGGCCGACGGCACCGTCGAGAGCAGCATCGACTCCCTCGGCGGCACGAACCGGACCGAGGACGCGCGCGGCCCCGCGCTCGCCCCGCTGGACTCGGCCGCGGTCACCGCGCACGGGGGCCGCCCGTTCACCGTCGGGAGCACCTGGGGCGAGGAGCGCTGGCGGGTCGTCGCGGTGCCCAGGGTGGGGCTGCGGGGCACCGAGGTCTCCGGGAGCGTGGTCGTCGCGACCTCGATGGACCAGGTGGACGCCACGGTGGGCCGCATGTGGCGGACGTACCGCAGCACCGGCCTCGCTCTGCTCGCCGTCCTCGCCGTGGCCTGCTGGTTCGCCGTCCGCTCGGGGCTGCGCCCGCTGTCCCGCGTCGAGCGGACGGCCGCGGAGATAGCGGGCGGCGACCTGTCCCGCAGGGTCCCCGAACTGGCCGCCCCGCACACCGAGTTGGGCCGCCTGTCCACGGCCCTGAACGGCATGCTCGGCCAGCTGGAGTCCGCCTTCGCCGCCCGCGCGGAGTCGGAGGCCCGGATGAGCCGCTTCGTCGCCGACGCCGGCCACGAGCTGCGCACGCCCCTCGCCGGCATCAAGGGCCTGACCGACCTGCACCGGATGGGCGCCCTCCCCGACCGGGAGGACGTGGACGCCACGATGGCCCGGATCGCCCGGGAGTCCGAGCGGCTGACCCGGCTGGTCGAGAGCATGCTCCAGCTGGCCCGTCTGGACCACCACGCCCTGACCACGACGCCCCCGGGCCACCCCGGGCCCACCGGCCTGGACCTGGCCCCCACGGACCTGCGCACCCTGGCCGCCGACGCCCTGCACGACGTACGCGCCCTGGACCCGGCCCGTGCCGTCACCCTCACCGGCCCCTGCGGCGACGGCCCGCCCGCCTCCGCCCCGGCGCTCGCCGACGAGGCCCGGCTGCGTCAGGTGGTCAGCAATCTGGTCGGCAACGCGGTCGCCCACACCCCGCCCGGCAGCCCCGTCCGGATCGGCGTCGGCACGGTCGGCGGCCACGCGGTCCTGGAGGTCGCCGACGAGGGCCCGGGGCTCACCGCGGAGCAGTGCGGCCGTATCTTCGAGCGCTTCTACCGCGCCGACGCCTCCCGCAACCGGGCCACCGGCGGCGCGGGCCTGGGCCTGTCCATCGTGGACTCCCTGGTGACCGCCCACGGGGGCCGCGTCCAGGTGGACTCGGCGCCGGGCCGGGGCGCGACCTTCCGGGTCCTGCTGCCGAAAGCACCGCATCCCGCTGAAAGCGCTGTCTCACCCGATCGCCACCCCTGCCGTGAGATACCTCACGGCCTCCGACCAGGCGGTGTGATGACTCAGCTGTGCGATGACTCACAAGGACCGGACCAATGA
- a CDS encoding response regulator transcription factor, which produces MNLLVVDDEPTVRELLCAALRHSGFTVTAAATGQEALDRAHETRPDLVLLDVMLPDLDGFEVIRLLRERHRPATGHIPVVFLTARDATQDKIEGLVLGGDDYVTKPFDLQELIARIHAVLRRTSGDPTALLRVADLELDPDGVQATRAGEPLRLSPTEFRLLHYLMSNPGRTVSKPQILAQVWKYDFNGDTGIVDTYISYLRRKIDNGGPKLIHTVHGVGYVLRGPKP; this is translated from the coding sequence GTGAATCTTCTGGTCGTAGACGACGAGCCCACCGTCCGCGAACTGCTGTGCGCGGCCCTGCGCCACTCCGGTTTCACCGTCACCGCGGCCGCCACCGGCCAGGAGGCCCTGGACCGGGCCCACGAGACCCGCCCCGACCTCGTCCTCCTCGATGTGATGCTCCCCGACCTGGACGGCTTCGAGGTGATCCGCCTCCTGCGCGAACGGCACCGCCCGGCCACCGGTCACATCCCGGTCGTCTTCCTCACCGCCCGGGACGCCACCCAGGACAAGATCGAGGGCCTGGTCCTCGGCGGCGACGACTACGTCACCAAGCCGTTCGACCTCCAGGAACTGATCGCCCGTATCCACGCCGTACTGCGCCGCACCAGCGGCGACCCCACCGCCCTGCTGCGCGTCGCCGACCTGGAACTCGACCCCGACGGCGTCCAGGCGACCCGCGCCGGCGAGCCCCTGCGCCTGTCACCCACCGAATTCCGGCTCCTGCACTACCTGATGAGCAACCCCGGCCGCACGGTCTCCAAACCGCAGATCCTCGCCCAGGTCTGGAAGTACGACTTCAACGGAGACACCGGCATCGTCGACACCTACATCAGCTACCTCCGCCGCAAGATCGACAACGGCGGGCCCAAGCTCATCCACACCGTGCACGGAGTGGGCTACGTCCTGCGCGGACCGAAGCCGTGA
- a CDS encoding peptidoglycan D,D-transpeptidase FtsI family protein: MNKPLRRIAIFCGLLILALLVRNNYLQYVKADDLADDDENRRVNIERYSTPRGNIIVDGKAITGSAESESGDYKFKRTWTNGPMWAPVTGYSSQAFGANQLEKLEDGILTGNDDRLFFRNTLDMFTGKEKAGGSVVTTLNAAAQKAAYEGLGDKKGAVAAIDPATGKILALVSTPSYDPSKFAGTSDKDAKAWSAVQKANNPDDPMLNRALREVYPPGSTFKVVTAAAALENGEVSGIDDATKTPDPYQLPQTTGDPLTNQHGECENATLKYALMVSCNTVFAKMADNVGNEKMIEQAEKFGFNNAELDTPVRAAESIYPEDNPPQNAMDGIGQASNRATPLQMAMVAAAIANDGKLMKPYMVDQLTTPDLDALATTDPEELSEAVSPDTAQKLQQMMEAVVNEPQGTGSSAKIDGATVGGKTGTAQHGLNNSEKPYAWFISYAKVADGSSPVAVAVVVEDGAANRDDISGGGLAGPIARDVMKAVIDSKK, encoded by the coding sequence ATGAACAAGCCCCTGCGCCGGATCGCCATCTTCTGCGGACTCCTGATCCTCGCCCTGCTCGTCCGCAACAACTACCTCCAGTACGTCAAGGCCGACGACCTGGCCGACGACGACGAGAACCGCCGCGTCAACATCGAGCGCTACTCGACCCCGCGCGGCAACATCATCGTCGACGGCAAAGCCATCACCGGCTCCGCGGAGTCGGAGAGCGGCGACTACAAGTTCAAGCGGACCTGGACGAACGGGCCCATGTGGGCGCCGGTCACTGGCTACTCCTCGCAGGCCTTCGGCGCCAACCAGCTGGAGAAGCTGGAGGACGGCATCCTCACCGGCAACGACGACCGGCTGTTCTTCCGCAACACCCTCGACATGTTCACCGGCAAGGAGAAGGCCGGCGGCAGCGTCGTCACCACCCTCAACGCCGCCGCGCAGAAGGCCGCGTACGAGGGCCTGGGCGACAAGAAGGGCGCCGTCGCCGCGATCGACCCGGCCACCGGCAAGATCCTCGCACTGGTCTCCACACCCTCGTACGACCCCTCGAAGTTCGCCGGGACCTCCGACAAGGACGCCAAGGCCTGGAGCGCGGTCCAGAAGGCGAACAACCCCGACGACCCGATGCTGAACCGGGCGCTGCGCGAGGTCTACCCGCCCGGCTCCACCTTCAAGGTGGTCACCGCGGCCGCGGCCCTGGAGAACGGCGAGGTCTCCGGCATCGACGACGCCACCAAGACGCCGGACCCGTACCAGCTGCCGCAGACCACCGGTGACCCGCTGACCAACCAGCACGGCGAGTGCGAGAACGCCACCCTGAAGTACGCGCTCATGGTGTCCTGCAACACCGTCTTCGCGAAGATGGCCGACAACGTCGGCAACGAGAAGATGATCGAGCAGGCCGAGAAGTTCGGCTTCAACAACGCCGAGCTGGACACCCCGGTGCGCGCCGCGGAGAGCATCTACCCCGAGGACAACCCCCCGCAGAACGCCATGGACGGCATCGGCCAGGCCTCCAACCGGGCCACCCCGCTCCAGATGGCCATGGTCGCCGCCGCCATCGCCAACGACGGCAAGCTGATGAAGCCGTACATGGTGGACCAGCTGACCACCCCCGACCTCGACGCCCTCGCGACCACCGACCCCGAGGAACTGTCCGAGGCGGTCTCCCCCGACACCGCGCAAAAGCTCCAGCAGATGATGGAGGCGGTGGTCAACGAACCGCAGGGCACCGGCTCCAGCGCGAAGATCGACGGCGCCACCGTCGGCGGCAAGACCGGTACCGCCCAGCACGGCCTCAACAACAGCGAGAAGCCGTACGCCTGGTTCATCTCCTACGCCAAGGTCGCCGACGGCAGCTCGCCGGTGGCCGTCGCGGTGGTCGTCGAGGACGGCGCCGCCAACCGAGACGACATCTCCGGTGGCGGTCTCGCCGGTCCGATCGCAAGGGACGTGATGAAGGCAGTCATCGACAGCAAGAAGTGA
- a CDS encoding Stp1/IreP family PP2C-type Ser/Thr phosphatase, translating to MYPEPTGEVRMSLSLRFAAGSHKGMIREGNEDSGYAGPRLLAIADGMGGAAAGEVASSEAISTIVALDDDIPGSDILTSLGTAVQRANDQLRSMVEDDPQLEGMGTTLTALLWTGQRLGLVHVGDSRAYLLRDGVLTQITQDHTWVQRLVDEGRITEEEATTHPQRSLLMRALGSGDHVEPDLSIREVRAGDRYLICSDGLSGVVSHQTLEDTLASYQGPQDTVQDLIQLALRGGGPDNITVIVADVLDLDTGDTLAGQISDQPVIVGAVAENQLQLHDNGIMQTPAGRASGLGRQVPGQGGGGGEFGPPGSGDVTGYIDTSGFGPYSDDDLVKPRKRKWLKRSFYSALALAVIGGGLYGGWKWTQTQYYVGTNGEHVALYRGISQDLAWVSLSEVEKDHPEIELKYLPPYQQELVEATIAEGGLKSAQAKIDELALQASACKKQAERQAAESEQNSKTGEGEAGGTTGTTRTSLTSKASPTPNASEKPSGSPSTSPSPSTTATPTPGPTLSEEEQKVVSKCGTQ from the coding sequence ATGTACCCGGAGCCGACGGGCGAGGTGCGCATGAGTCTGTCACTGCGCTTCGCCGCCGGATCGCACAAAGGCATGATCCGGGAGGGCAACGAGGACTCCGGTTACGCCGGACCCCGGCTGCTCGCCATCGCCGACGGCATGGGCGGCGCGGCCGCGGGCGAGGTCGCCTCGTCGGAGGCGATCTCCACGATCGTCGCCCTCGACGACGACATCCCGGGCTCGGACATCCTCACCTCGCTCGGCACGGCCGTGCAGCGCGCCAACGACCAGTTGCGCTCGATGGTCGAGGACGACCCCCAGCTGGAGGGCATGGGCACCACGCTCACCGCCCTGCTGTGGACCGGCCAGCGCCTCGGCCTGGTGCACGTCGGCGACTCGCGCGCCTATCTGCTGCGCGACGGCGTGCTGACCCAGATCACCCAGGACCACACCTGGGTGCAGCGCCTGGTCGACGAGGGCCGGATCACCGAGGAAGAGGCGACCACGCACCCGCAGCGGTCCCTCCTGATGCGCGCACTGGGCAGCGGCGACCACGTCGAGCCCGACCTGTCGATCCGTGAGGTCCGCGCCGGCGACCGGTACCTGATCTGCTCCGACGGCCTGTCCGGCGTGGTGTCCCACCAGACCCTGGAGGACACCCTCGCCAGCTACCAGGGCCCGCAGGACACCGTCCAGGACCTGATCCAGCTCGCGCTGCGCGGCGGCGGCCCCGACAACATCACCGTGATCGTCGCGGACGTCCTCGACCTGGACACCGGCGACACCCTGGCCGGGCAGATCTCCGACCAGCCCGTCATCGTGGGCGCCGTCGCCGAGAACCAGCTCCAGCTGCACGACAACGGCATCATGCAGACCCCGGCGGGACGCGCCTCCGGGCTCGGCCGCCAGGTGCCCGGACAGGGCGGCGGGGGCGGCGAGTTCGGCCCGCCCGGCTCCGGCGACGTCACCGGCTACATCGACACCTCCGGCTTCGGCCCCTACTCCGACGACGACCTCGTCAAGCCCCGCAAGCGCAAGTGGCTGAAGAGATCCTTCTACTCCGCCCTCGCGCTGGCCGTCATCGGCGGCGGCCTGTACGGCGGCTGGAAGTGGACGCAGACCCAGTACTACGTCGGCACCAACGGCGAGCACGTCGCCCTGTACCGCGGCATCAGCCAGGACCTGGCCTGGGTCTCGCTGTCGGAGGTGGAGAAGGACCACCCCGAGATCGAACTCAAGTACCTCCCGCCGTACCAGCAGGAGCTGGTCGAGGCGACCATCGCCGAGGGCGGGCTGAAGTCCGCCCAGGCGAAGATCGACGAACTGGCCCTGCAGGCGTCCGCGTGCAAGAAGCAGGCCGAGCGGCAGGCCGCCGAGAGCGAACAGAACTCCAAGACCGGCGAGGGCGAGGCCGGAGGCACCACGGGAACCACACGGACCTCCCTCACGTCCAAGGCGTCACCGACACCCAACGCGTCGGAGAAGCCGTCGGGCTCCCCGTCGACCTCCCCGTCCCCGTCCACCACCGCCACTCCCACTCCCGGCCCCACACTCTCGGAGGAAGAGCAGAAGGTCGTCTCGAAGTGCGGTACGCAGTAG
- a CDS encoding FtsW/RodA/SpoVE family cell cycle protein has protein sequence MSSTSNTSTHHTSTIGSIGAPSRRNTELALLVFAVVIPVFAYANVGLAINDEVPAGLLGYGLGLGLLAGVGHLAVRKFAPYADPLLLPIATLLNGLGLVAIWRLDQSKRLSNYAEAAPRQLLYSAMGVALLAVVLIFLKDHRVLQRYTYISMAGAMLLLLLPLVPGLAAPTYGAKIWIKIPGLGTLQPGEFAKIALAVFFAGYLMVKRDALALASRRFMGLYLPRGRDLGPILVVWVMSILILIFETDLGTSLLFFGMFVIMLYVATERTSWIVFGLLMSAVGAVGVASFEPHIQTRVQAWLDPMREFTLSREGVQDGVVHSEQAMQALWAFGSGGTLGTGLGQGNSDLIGFAANSDFILATFGEELGLAGVMAILLLYGLIIERGIRTSLAARDPFGKLLAVGLSGAFALQVFVVAGGVMGLIPLTGMTLPFVAYGGSSVIANWALIGILLRISDTARRPAPAPAPNPDAEMTQVVRPS, from the coding sequence ATGAGCAGTACTTCCAACACCTCGACGCACCACACGTCCACGATCGGCTCCATCGGAGCGCCGAGCCGACGCAACACCGAGCTCGCGCTGCTGGTGTTCGCCGTCGTCATCCCGGTCTTCGCCTACGCCAACGTGGGCCTCGCGATCAACGACGAGGTGCCGGCCGGTCTGCTCGGCTACGGCCTGGGGCTCGGCCTGCTCGCGGGCGTCGGCCATCTCGCCGTACGGAAGTTCGCCCCCTACGCGGACCCGCTGCTGCTGCCGATCGCCACCCTGCTGAACGGCCTGGGCCTGGTCGCCATCTGGCGCCTGGACCAGTCCAAGCGGCTCAGCAACTACGCCGAGGCCGCACCGCGCCAGCTGCTGTACTCGGCGATGGGCGTCGCCCTGCTCGCGGTCGTACTGATCTTCCTCAAGGACCACCGCGTCCTGCAGCGCTACACGTACATCTCCATGGCCGGCGCGATGCTGCTGCTGCTCCTGCCGCTGGTGCCCGGCCTCGCCGCCCCCACCTACGGTGCCAAGATCTGGATCAAGATCCCCGGCCTCGGCACGCTCCAGCCCGGCGAGTTCGCGAAGATCGCCCTGGCGGTGTTCTTCGCCGGCTATCTCATGGTCAAGAGAGACGCCCTGGCCCTGGCCAGCCGCCGCTTCATGGGCCTGTACCTGCCGCGCGGCCGCGACCTCGGGCCGATCCTCGTGGTCTGGGTGATGTCGATCCTCATCCTGATCTTCGAGACCGACCTCGGTACCTCCCTGCTGTTCTTCGGGATGTTCGTCATCATGCTGTACGTCGCCACCGAGCGGACCAGCTGGATCGTCTTCGGTCTGCTGATGTCCGCAGTCGGCGCCGTCGGTGTGGCGAGCTTCGAACCCCACATCCAGACCCGAGTGCAGGCCTGGCTCGACCCGATGCGCGAGTTCACGCTCAGCCGCGAGGGCGTCCAGGACGGCGTCGTCCACTCCGAGCAGGCCATGCAGGCCCTGTGGGCCTTCGGCTCCGGCGGCACCCTCGGCACCGGCCTCGGCCAGGGCAACTCCGACCTCATCGGCTTCGCCGCCAACTCCGACTTCATCCTCGCCACCTTCGGCGAGGAGCTCGGCCTGGCCGGCGTCATGGCCATCCTGCTGCTCTACGGCCTGATCATCGAGCGCGGCATCCGCACCTCGCTGGCCGCCCGCGACCCGTTCGGCAAGCTGCTGGCGGTCGGCCTGTCCGGTGCCTTCGCCCTCCAGGTCTTCGTCGTCGCCGGCGGCGTCATGGGCCTCATCCCGCTGACCGGTATGACGCTGCCCTTCGTGGCCTACGGCGGCTCGTCCGTCATCGCCAACTGGGCCCTGATCGGCATCCTGCTGCGCATCAGCGACACCGCGCGCCGCCCGGCGCCGGCCCCCGCCCCGAACCCCGACGCCGAGATGACCCAGGTGGTCCGCCCGTCATGA
- a CDS encoding FhaA domain-containing protein: MGVLKKFEQRLEGLVNGTFAKVFKSEVQPVEIAGALQRECDNNATIWNRDRTVVPNDFIVELSTPDFERLSPYSGQLGDELAGMVRDYAKQQRYSFMGAIKVHLEKAEDLDTGLYRVRSRTLAGSTDQQGGGGPQAPAAAGRPGGYGYPPAAPPAPAGAPPMPSAPPPGGARPGGYGYPQPAGGQRPTAPAAGGRTRYWIEINGTRHQISRATLVLGRSTEADVRIDDPGVSRRHCEIRTGTPSTIQDLGSTNGIVVDGQHTTRATLRDGSRIVVGSTTVIYRQAEG, encoded by the coding sequence ATGGGAGTCCTGAAGAAGTTCGAGCAGCGTCTCGAAGGTCTGGTCAACGGCACCTTCGCCAAGGTGTTCAAGTCCGAGGTCCAGCCCGTGGAGATCGCCGGCGCACTCCAGCGCGAGTGCGACAACAACGCGACCATCTGGAACCGCGACCGCACGGTCGTCCCCAATGACTTCATCGTGGAGCTCAGCACGCCCGACTTCGAGCGCCTGAGCCCCTACTCCGGCCAGCTCGGCGACGAGCTCGCCGGCATGGTCCGCGACTACGCCAAGCAGCAGCGCTACAGCTTCATGGGCGCCATCAAGGTCCACCTGGAGAAGGCCGAGGACCTCGACACCGGCCTGTACCGCGTGCGCAGCCGCACCCTGGCCGGCTCCACCGACCAGCAGGGCGGCGGCGGCCCCCAGGCCCCCGCGGCGGCCGGACGGCCCGGTGGCTACGGCTACCCGCCCGCCGCCCCGCCCGCGCCCGCCGGAGCCCCGCCCATGCCGAGCGCGCCGCCCCCCGGCGGCGCCCGCCCCGGCGGCTACGGCTACCCGCAGCCCGCGGGCGGCCAGCGCCCCACGGCACCCGCGGCCGGCGGCCGCACCCGCTACTGGATCGAGATCAACGGCACCCGCCATCAGATCTCCCGCGCGACACTCGTGCTGGGTCGCAGCACCGAGGCCGACGTGCGGATCGACGACCCCGGCGTCTCGCGCCGGCACTGTGAGATCCGGACCGGAACGCCCTCGACGATCCAGGATCTCGGGTCCACCAACGGCATCGTGGTGGACGGGCAGCACACCACCCGCGCTACGCTCCGCGACGGCTCGCGGATCGTCGTGGGCAGCACCACCGTTATCTATAGGCAAGCCGAAGGGTGA